One Nicotiana tomentosiformis chromosome 4, ASM39032v3, whole genome shotgun sequence genomic window carries:
- the LOC138910474 gene encoding uncharacterized protein, with translation MATPPNFEEGQSIYRPPRFSSQYYGCGDPAVTAPKTRKEFNDVDHKSIEKNFRAKKILVCGIGPDKYNRISACQSTKEIWEALQIAHEGTIQVKQSKIDMLTTEYELFRMKDDESIQDMHTRFTSIINELHSLGEIIPWNKLVRKILSVLPSSWESKVNAIT, from the exons ATGGCtactccaccaaactttgaagaaggtcaatctaTCTACAGGCCACCAAGATTCAGTAGCcaatactatggatg TGGTGACCCAGCAGTAACAGCTCCCAAAACAAGAAAAGAATTCAATGATGTTGATCACAAGTCCATAGAGAAGAACTTTCgagcaaagaaaattcttgtctGTGGTATTGGTCCTGATAAATACAATAGGATTTCAGCATGCCAATCTACTAAGGAGATTTGGGAAGCTCTCCAAATAGCTCATGAAGGGACAATCCAAGTTAAGCAATCAAAGATTGACATGCTTACCACAGAATACGAGCTTTTCAGGATGAAAGATGATGAGTCCATCCAGGACATGCATACTCGGTTCACCTCCATCATCAATGAGCTTCATTCTCTAGGAGAAATTATTCCATGGAACAAACTTGTCAGGAAAATACTCAGTGTTTTACCCAGTTCCTGGGAAAGCAAAGTGAATGCTATCACATAG